GATCCTCTGAAATCATTTATACAGCTGTTGAGAAGTATGCTAAAGAATCTCAAGAACAGCTAGAATTTGTAAGTAAAGTGAATTCGCTTACTTTTATCGTGCTGATATACGAATGACTCGTGGAGGGTATTCTATCTTTTACCGAGAAGCATAAATATTTCAAGAAATTCTGCATGATTGCATCATATACAATTTCTTTTTTTATTTTATTAGATTTAAAGTTATGATTTCTGAACGGAAATATATCATTTTTCATTTTTTACCTATTTTCTCTTTTTTTCTACAATGGAGAAAAAATGTGAGGTGATATATATGATGAATCGAGTTGTATTAGTTGGAAGATTAACAAAAGATCCAGAATTATACTATACAAAGCAAGGAATTCCTTATGCGCGTATTTGTATTGCTGTAAATAGAGGATTTCGAAATAGTTTAGGGGAACAACAAGCAGATTATATTTATTGTGTTGTTTGGAGAAAGTCGGCTGAGAATGTATTAGAGTACTGCCGGAAAGGTTCTCTCGTTGGCATTACGGGCCGTATTCATACGAGCAATTACGAGAATGATCAAGGAAAGAGAATATATAGAACAGAAGTTGTAATTGAAAGAATTACGTTTTTAGAAAGGAAAAGAGAGATTTCAAATGGATGAAAAACAAAATGCATATGATAGAAGTGCCTGCACGATTGTATTTGATTGATCCACAGTATAAGAAGAGTTCGTAAAAATAAGCATCCTAGTAGGAGTATAGGAATAGGACATGTTACAATACAGCTAAGAACAAGCAATAAAGGAGAGTATATTTACGTGAAGATTAAAGCAATTGAACCGACGCCAAGTCCAAATACAATGAAAGTTATTTTGAATGAGGTATTACCAGCAGGAGCACGTAATAATTATACGAAAGAAAATGTAGATCAAGCTCCTGAGCAAGTACAGCATATTTTGAAAATCGAAGGTATTAAAGGCGTATACCATGTTGCTGACTTTTTAGCCGTTGAGCGAAATGCGAAGTATGATTGGAAAGTTCTTTTACAACAAGTTCGCACTGTATTTGGAGAAGAGGTAGTAGAAGACGATGAGAAAGAGCAGCTTTCTCATTTTGGAGAAGTGAAAGTATTTATTCAAATGTTTTTTTCCATTCCCATGCAGGTGAAATTAACAGATGGAACAACAGAAGAGCGAGTTGGTTTACCAGACCGATTTAAAGAAGCTATTATGAAAGTCCAAATGTCTGCTCCAAATGTTGTGAAAGAGCGAAAATGGGTAGAACAAAGTACACGCTATGGCAATTTTGAAGAAATCGGAACAGAAGTTGTCGAAGAAATTGTTGCGGCATATCCTGAAGAGCGCATAAATGAAACAGTGAAAGAGTTGTTAGATCAAGCCGGTGCAGTAGAAGTAACAATTCAAAAGCGCACGCCATATAAAGTAACGGAAGAAATGATGTCAGATCCAGATTGGAAAAAACGGTATGCTGCATTGGAACAGATGGATCCTACTGAAGACGATATCCCTGTCTTGAAGAAAGCGCTAGAAGATGAAAAAGTATCGATTCGTCGTTTAGCAACAGCCTATTTAGGAATGATTAAAGGAGAAGAGGTACTACCATTACTATATAAAGCGATGTTAGATCGTTCTGTCAGTGTACGGCGTACGGCAGGAGATTGCTTATCAGATGTAGGAGATCCAGCAGCGATGTTTGTGATGATTAAGGCATTGAAAGATCCAAGTAAGTTAGTACGTTGGCGTGCAGCGATGTTTTTATTTGAGCTTGGTGATGAAAGTGCAATACCAGCCTTGCACGCCGCACAGGATGACCCAGAATTTGAAGTAGCGATGCAAGCGCGTCTAGCACTAGAACGCATTGAGGGTGGAGAAGAAGCGAAAGGATCTGTTTGGAAGCAAATGACGGAAGCGCGTAAAGGAGAATAATATGATAGTTTTCTATGATAGCTGGTGTCCGATGTGTACTGCGATTACAGAGCGTACAAAGAAACTTGATAGAAAGGGACGTATAACGTTTCTTTCTTTTCGTGAGAAAGAAGTAGTGAAGAAATATCAGTTATCAGAAACATTGCAACATAAGATGGAACAAAGGCTTTATGTGTGGAAAGCCGATCAGTGGTACGATGGAATCCATAGCATCTATGTAATAGCAAAGGTAGTACCATCTTATTGGCCTATTGTTCCATTCATTAAGTTATCCGTGTTGCTGAAGTTTGGAAATAAAGTATATGATTATATTGCAAATAATAGAAAGCTAGTACCGGTTGGACATTGCCGGGAAGGGATTTGTGAAATTCCTGCAAAAAAATGATAGGATTACTATCTTTCTTTTGCACCTATTATTAGACCGTGATATGATGAATTTGGAATGAAAGTTGAAGGAGAGAGAAGAAAGATGTCAAATGCATACGAAGAGTACATGCGTCAAATGGTAATTCCGATGCGTCAAGAATTAGTGCGTGCTGGATTTGAAGAATTAACAACAGAAGAAGCTGTAACAGAATATATGGAACAAGCAACAGGTACAACATTAGTTGTTGTAAACTCTGTTTGTGGCTGTGCAGCAGGTTTAGCGCGTCCATCAGCTGGTCAAGCAGTTGTGCGTTCAGAAAAACGACCTGATCATCTTGTAACTGTATTTGCAGGGCAAGATAAAGAAGCAACTGCAAAAATGCGCGAGTATTTTGGAGAGATTCCACCATCTTCACCATCTATGGCTTTATTAAAAGGAAAAGAAGTTGTTCACTTCATTCATCGCCATGAAATTGAAGGTGCAACGATGGAAGAAATTATTCATAACTTAGAACAAGCTTTTGAAAAGCATTGTTAAGGAACGAGGGAGAAGGAATTCTCCCTTTTTCTTTATATATGAGGTGAAAAGAAATGATTGTAACAACAGCAGGACGAACAAATAGAGAAATGACAGTGTATGCAAAAGAAGTAGCAAAAGAATTACAATGCCCTTTTGCTATGCGAGATGAGCTTTCGGTGCATCAATTACATAAGCAGTTTGAAGATGATGTGCTTGTCGTAGGGAAGAATCGATTAGCTATTTATCCAAACGGAACGGATGAATCATTCTTTTTTCATCCTAATTCAGCTATGTTTCGTGTGAAAAGGTTGATGAGAGGAGAGCAGGATCCATTTGTACAAGCTGCTAAGTTAGAAAAAGGAATGACAGTGTTAGACTGCACGCTTGGTATGGCATCAGATAGTATTGTCGCAAGTTATATTGTTGGAAAAGAAGGTGCTGTAACTGGAATTGAAGGGAATCGCTACATGGCCTATATTATGGATAAAGGATTAAAACAATGGTGTTCGGGTATTCCAGAAATGGATGAAGCGATGCGCCAAATTATCGTGAAGGAAAGTGAACATTTTCATTTCTTAAAGCACTGTGAAGACAATCGCTATGATGTAGTATATTTAGATCCAATGTTTGAAGAAACCATTGTGGAATCAGATGGAATCCGCGGTCTGAAACATTTTGCGTTATATCATGATATTACAGATGAAACGATTCAAGAAGCGAAGCGTGTTGCAAAGAAACGAGTTGTTTTAAAAGATCATTTTCGTAGTGAAAGATTTGAACGACATCATTTTTTTATATATAAGCGAAAAAGTGCAAAATTTCATTTTGGTGTTATTGAAACTTGCTAATTATTTGAAAAGATGTATAATAGGCAATAATCAATTATATAGGATGTCGTAGATGAAGAGAGTAGTCCTTCTTCAGAAGGGAAGCGAGCTAGGGATGGTGTGAGCCTAGTACGGAGAAGAGGATGAAGCGCACTTCGGAGACGCTGCTTGAAGCGAATAGTAGGGTAAGCCGGGGTTCCCTGTCCTCGTTATAAACGGGAAAGTGGTTCAAATTGAACAACAAGGGTGGTACCACGGGTGATAACTCGTCTCTTTTTTAGAGGCGAGTTTTTTGTGGTTTTAATAAAAGGAGGGGTAATGTATGGAATACAAAAAACAATTTGCAAAAGCACTAGTAAACAGTCTACATGCCGGATTGTCATTAGAAGAAATTATGGCTTTAATCGAAACGCCAAAGCAAGATGAATTTGGGGATGCAGCATTTCCATGTTTTACGCTCGCAAAACAATATAAAAAAGCACCAGCACAAATTGCTAAGGACATTGCTTCAGAATTAAAAGGGTCATTTTTCAAAAAAGTAGAGGCGGTGGGACCGTATGTAAATATATTTTATAATCGTTCTGTCGTAAGTAATCATATATTGAAAACCATTTTAGCTGAAAAAGAAAAATATGGGCAACATCATTTTGGACAGGAAAAGACAGTTGTAATTGATTATTCTTCTCCAAATATCGCAAAACCATTTTCTATGGGACATTTACGTTCAACAATGATTGGAAATGCTTTAAAACATATTGCTGAAAAATGTGGTTATGAAGTTGTCGGTATTAACTATATTGGTGATTGGGGAACGCAATTTGGAAAGCTTATTACCGCATATAAAAAGTGGGGAAATAAGGATCTTGTCAAAGAAGATCCAATTCGTGAATTATTTCAGTTATACGTTCAATTTCATGAGGAAGTAAAAGAAAACCCAGAGTTAGAAGAGGAGGGACGTATTTGGTTTAAAAAGTTAGAAGATAATGATGAAGAAGCAGTCTTTTTATGGAACTGGTTTCGCCATGAATCATTAAAAGAATTTTCTCGCATTTATGAACTTCTTGGAGTAGAATTTGAAAATTTTCAAGGAGAGGCTTTTTACAACGATAAGATGGATGAATTTGTTGAAATGCTAGAGGAGAAAGGGATATTAGAGGAATCAGATGGAGCGCAAGTTGTGAATTTAGATGAAGAGAATATGCCGCCATGTTTAATTAGAAAATCTGACGGGGCGACTCTTTATGCTACACGTGATTTAACAGCAGCTTTATATCGTCAAAATACATACGGATTTGATAAGGCGCTTTATGTAGTAGGGGCGGAACAAAGCTTACATTTCGCACAATTTTTTACCGTATTAAAACAATTAGGCTACACATGGGTTGAGGGGATGCAGCATGTGCCGTTTGGTCTTATTTTAAAAGACGGTAAGAAAATGTCTACACGTAAGGGGAAAGTAGTATTACTAGAAGAAGTACTAGAAGAAGCAATCGCACTTGCTCAGCAACATATTGAGGAGAAAAATCCAAGTTTAAAGCAGAAAGCAGAAGTTGCGAAACAAGTTGGTGTAGGGGCAATCATTTTCCATGATTTGAAAAACGAACGTATGCACAATATTGAATTTTCATTAGAGAAAATGTTGAAGTTCGAAGGGGAAACAGGTCCATATGTTCAATATACACATGCACGTGCTTGCTCGATTTTAAGAAAAGAACATGTAGAATTTGAAACAGCAACATTTGCATTAAATGACGATTACAGTTGGAACACATTGAAATTATTAAATCAATTCCCACAAGTGATTGAAACAGCTTTCACAAAAAATGAACCCTCTCATATTACAAAGTATATATTAGATGTAGCACAGGCGTTTAATAAATACTATGGAAATGTACGTATTTTAGAAGATGATCATGAGAAAGAAAGCAGACTTGCACTTGTGTATGCGGTAACGATTGTATTAAAAGAGGGCTTGCGTTTACTTGGAATTGGTGCGCCAGAAGAGATGTGAAAGGAGATAAGGGGTTCAGATAAAATATATAGAATGAGGATATAAATGAATAGGGGAAGAAGTTGCGAATTCAGTTGCATTCAGCTAGTTAAATCGCATAATGAGTGGAAGGTTCCATATTTATTGTTGCTTCTTTAGAATAGGGTAAAATGTAAGAAAGGTTGAAACCATAGTCAAATTCGTGTATTTTGGCTATGGTTTTTTGCGTTAATATTTGATTGGGCAGATTCATTGAGTCTTTAGTTTCTTATTTCACGAAAAAATATTGAGAAAATATTACTTTTTCTTTTTATAAGATCATTATAAAGGTAATGGAATTACTTTTATAGAATTACTCGTACATTCTGATTTTATTAGGGAGAGTGATTCTATTGATGAATAAGAAAGTGATAGCGCTCGCGGCGGTTATACCTCTTGTGTTAGGGACGGTATCTACAGCTTCGGCAGTGGAGAAAGAACAAGTAAGCCTAGAAAAGTATTCCCCTAAAGAAAAGGCAATAGAATATTTGAAAGAAAATGCAGCGCATTATGCGTTGAAGGAAGATCTATCAGATTTACGATATATTTCAACAACTGAAACGCCAGTAGCCTCATATGTGAGATTTCAACAAGTCGTAAATGATGCTCCTGTATTTTCACGACAAATAACGGTGACAATAAATAGGGCAGGACAAAGTGTATTAGTAGTTTCTGATTACCAGCCTGTTCAAAGGGTGAAAGAAATAAAGAAAAAGATGAGTGAGCAAGAAGCTGAACAAAAGTCAAAATCATATGTATCTGGTGCTGAAAATGAAAGTAATTTATGGGCACCAACGACGAAAGAATTTGGATATATCATTGAAGAGGGAGTTGCTATACCGGTATATAAAGTTGTTGTCCATTCTAATAAACCATTTGGTGCTTGGGAAACATTGATTGATGCTGGAAGTGGAAAGCTATTAAAAAAGGTGGATATAAACCGTAAAGTAGAGGGAACGGGTAAAGTATTTTTGCCAAATCCAGTCGTATCAAATGGTAGCTTAACAGGCTTGAAAGATAACAATGATAAAGATTCAGTAGAATTAAATAATCAATTGAAAACGGTTATTTTAAAAGGTTTAGATGGAACGGGTTTTTTAATTGGTGATTATGTAACAATTTCTTCTAAGGCAAAAACAAAATCTACAAATTTTCAATTCAATTACACACGTTCTCATGATAGTTTTGAAGATGTCATGGCATATTATCATATTGATACTTTGCAACGTTATATTCAAGGGTTGGGCTTTCAAAATATTAACAATCGCTCCATTAAAGTGAATGTAAATGGAACAACGGCTGATAACTCTTTTTATTCTCCCTCAACGAAAGCTTTAACATTTGGAACAGGTGGAGTAGATGATGCAGAGGATGCCGGAATTATTGCACATGAATATGGACACTCTATCCAAGATAATCAAGTTCCAGGGTTCGGAAGTTCCTTAGAAGGCGGAGCAATGGGGGAAGGGTTTGGTGATTTCTTAGGTGCGACGTATGAAGATGCTGTATCGACGACAGAATATGGGAAAGCTTGTGTTGGAGAATGGGATGCAACAGCTTATTCGAGCTCTGATCCAACATGTCTTCGTCGGTTAGATAATAATAAAGTATATCCAAAAGATATACAAAATGAAGTACATGCAGACGGAGAAATTTGGGCGCAAGGAGAGTATGAAATGGCGCAAGCCTTTGGGCGTGATGTAGCGACAAAAATCATTTTACAATCCCATTGGTCTTTGACACCAAATGCGACATTTCATGATGGAGCACGAGCAATTAAACAAGCGGATGCGCTTCTTTATGGGGGACAACATGCTGCAGAAATTGATCGAATTTGGATAGCAAGAGGAATTCGTACAAATTAAGAATAAAAAAGAGTAGTAATCTAGTTCCATTTCTGCCTTTTTTATGAAGAGATATGAAGTATTGTTAGGAAAGAGCGATATAAAAGATTTTAGAAGTAGATGGAACTTTACGTACAGCGTGCATATTTGAAAACATTTTTTCGACAAAAAATATATAAATCTTATTGACAGTTTGAAATATAATCGATATAATTTGTATTAATTTAAAAAAGAAATTATATTCAGAATATTGAAGTGCGTTGAATAGGAGTAGTAAGGTCAAGTATTTGTGCAGAGAGCTATGGGTTGGTGTGACATAGTCAAATAACATCCTGAACTCGCCTAGGAGCAATAAGGTGGAACGGAAATCTAATTCTTAGTAAATCTTAACGGTTAACCTTCGATAACAGGTTTGTAATCATACGATTGCTACTAAGGTGGATTCATAATGGAATCAAAAAGAGTGGTACCGCGTTAAGTAAATGGCTTAGCGTCTCTTGATAAAAAGAGATGTTAGGCCATTTTTTATTATAGAGAAGAAAATGGAGGTTGCTTTTAGATTGGTCAATGAAATTTGGTTATTAATATAAAGTGATTTGGGAGGGGAAAGAAGATGAAACAGACGGAGCAATGGACGTCAAAGTTAGGATTTATAATGGCAGCAGCAGGTTCTGCTATTGGGTTAGGAGCGATATGGAAGTTTCCTTATATAGCTGGAAAGAGCGGAGGGGGTGCATTCTTTTTAATTTTTATATTATTCACGGTATTGATTGGGCTCCCTTTATTAGTAGCGGAATTTATGATTGGTCGTAGTACGCAAAAACAGGCAATTGGTGCATTTCAAAGCATTGCACCAAACACGGGATGGCACTGGATTGGTCGCCTTGGTGTTGGTACTTGTTTTATTCTACTTTCTTTTTACAGTGTTGTTGGTGGGTGGGTATTAATCTATTTATTTAGAGGGGTGACGGGACAACTTATTACTTCGCAACAAAATTATAGTTCGCTATTTACAGAAACAATTGGGAACCCTGCTTGGGCCATTGCTGGTCATTTTGTTTTTATGTTTATTACGATTTGGGTTGTATCAAAAGGGGTACAAAATGGGATTGAAAAAGCAAGTAAGTATATGTTACCAGCGCTTTTTATTTTATTTATTGCTTTAATTATTCGATCTTTAACACTTGATGATGCAATGAAAGGAGTTACATTCTTTCTACAGCCTGATTTTTCAAAAGTTACATCCGAAAGTATTTTGTTTGCGATGGGACAATCATTTTTTGCGATTAGTATTGGTATTTCTATTATGATTACGTATAGCTCCTATTTAAATAAAAAAGAAAGCTTGCCAAAATCGGCGATAACAATTGTTGGGTTAAACTTATTTGTTTCTCTTTTTGCTGGGCTTGCTATTTTTCCTGCTGTATTTTCACTAGGAATGGAACCAGCTGAAGGACCAGGGTTACTATTTATCGTATTGCCATCTGTGTTTAGTCAAATTCCATTTGGAAGTTTTTTCTTAACAGTATTTCTTGCATTATTTACATTTGCAACGTTAACTTCGGCGTTCTCTTTACTAGAAACAGTTGTTTCAGCTGTAGCGAATGGTAAGCAAGAAAAAAGAAAGAAATTATCTTGGATGATTGGAGGGGCTATTTTCCTAGTCGGTATACCGTCAGCACTGTCGTTTGGAGTATGGAGCGATATCACAATTGGTAATAAGAATATTTTTGATGCAGTAGATTTTTTATCTAGTAACATTTTAATGCCGCTAGGTGCATTATTAATTAGTATTTTTGTATCATTTAAAATGGGGAAAAAGGTGCTGGAAGCCGAGTTCTTTGTTGGTGGGAATTATACGAAAGGATTATTTACTTGTTGGATATTTTTACTTCGATTTGTTGCACCAGTTGCAATTGTCATTGTCTTTTTGAATGTAATTGGAATTATTTAACTTGGTGTGTTTAAAAATTCAGTTAATAATGCGATTTAATGCTTTCTCTAAATGTAAAAAGGGGGAATGCAAGGTGAAACATAAACATCCTTTCTTTCCAAAAGGGAAGCAAATGAATATTAGAGGGAAATTATTATATGTTGAAATATACGGTTCTTCTGAGAATAGGCCCATTTTATATTTACATGGAGGGCCTGGAGAGATGTGTTTTGATTTTACGTATCATCAAGCGCATAGACTACAAGATTCGTTTCAACTGATTGCGATTGATCAACGCGGGGCAGGACGTTCAGCGAAAATTGAAAAACAAGAACAATTTGGCTTACAAGATATCATTGAGGATTGTGAAGAATTGAGGGAAATGTTGCAGATTGAGAAATGGTCTGTTATTGGACATTCATTTGGCGGCTTTCTAGCATTGTTATACGCAACGTTATACCCGCAATCTATTCAAAAAATTATTTTTGAAGGACCTACTTTTGATTTTTCTTTAACAAGTAGATCTTTATTAAAAAAGACGGGTGCTCTGTTAATCAAGTACGGCAAGGAAAAGATAGGGAAAGAATGTATAGCTATTTCGGAAAGTGATATAAATTCAGCTGAATTATTAGAAGCGTATGTAAAGTTAAGCAATGAATTAGGAGAGAAAAGAATGGAAATATATGATTATGGGGAGGATGAAACAGACTATAGTCTGTATAGTGAAGTAGAATGGGAGCAGTTTTATAAGCGCTCTGAGATTCATTTTGCCAGATTGAAAGAAGAAGGTACATTTCATACATCATTGCTATCAAAATTAAAAACTGTAAAAAATCCTATGTTACTTATGGTAGGAAAGTATGATGTAGTAACTTGTGAAAAGCAAGTGCAAGCATTTCATCAGAATGCACAAAATGGACAAGTCATTGTTTTGGAAGAATGTGGTCATACACCGCATTATGAAAAGGCAGATTTATTTGCGGCGGCTGTTACTAACTTTTTAAAGTAAGAAAAGGTGCTTCTTATATTTGGAAGCACCTTTTTGTGTGTGCTCAGCATACGTCTATTCTCTAGGGTTCTGGTGCAAAAACTTTAAAATATTTGGAAGTAATCTCCTGAAATTTTACATACTGATACTAGTATTCTAAAAAAAAAGACGTGATGATCAGTATGGAAAAGTAAAATCTATTCAAGTGGAAACGATATCAACCTGATATTATCTTATTAATGGTAAGATGGTATCTACGGTACAACTTAAGTTTTCGTAGTTAAGAAGATTACTTCTAAAAACAAAAAGAAGAAGACCATCCGTAAGCCGCCTTTCGAGTACTAATATTTACTTCAATCTGTCACGAATTGTTTTTTAAAGCGCATTGATATTATAATCTGGGCTATTGCGAACAGTGCGCTTCTTAGTTCCGATTTCTAGGTAAAGGATACCTGTATTCATAGGAGATATGCCGAATGGATTTTGAATGATATCAAAGTCTACACTTTTAATACCCTTGTATTTGGTATGTATTACTTGATTGCGAGATACTATCACCCAGAGTATGGTATATTCATTTCAGTAGACTCTGGATCTGGGTGATGAGGATAATCCAGTCACACAAATGGTTATACGTATGCAGAACTCGGGTGAACATTAGGTTTTATATCTAAAAAACTGTAGACAAACTCGATTTTCATCGAGTTTGTCTACAGTCTGAGAGCAATTAAGAAAATGAATCTTTTTTAGTATATCAGTTGCTAATAAAAGTTCTGATTTTCTCAATATTATCACAAATTATATTTGCAAATATTGAGAAAATTCAGTTAAGTATTGCGGTTTAATAATCTGAATAGTATACTCAATTATGCAAGGATAACTTGTACTACATAATGAAGGTGGTGGGAATAATGAAAAAGATGAACATTAAAAAAGTAGCTGTAATCAAATCTGTAACTTTACCACGATAATTTCACAAGCAAGATGAGGGTGTCCCGAAAGTTATGGGACACCCTTTTTGGATACTATATATACGTGAGTAGTATTATAAATAAACTTATATATGGTATTTTGTTTGGTAGAAAGTATCCTTTTGGAACAACTTCATTTTGTTTAATAATAATTCGGAATACTATATTAATAAAAGGAGGAATAAAAATGTTACAAAATACTAGTAAACCTAGAATCAAATTGATTCATCAAGTTCTTTATTTAAATGGTCGTGTACGGATTGGTGGTGGCTCTCAACATGCTATTGAAATTGAAGATCCCAATCAATATTTTAAACCATTAATTAAATTGTTAAATGGAAGTTATACAATAGAAGAAATTTCTCATCAGTTGAGTGAGACTTTTTCATATGAAGAAATTATAGATAGTATCAATCTTCTTGCAGAAAATGGTTACATAGAAGATATGAATATATCTCCAAATGAATCTCTTTCTGAAAATGATTTAGAACGATATTCAGTTAATATTAATTTTTTTAATACTCTATCTCATTCGAAAGGAATGAATGGGTATGACTATCAAGCAGTTTTAAAAGATAGCAAAGTTTTAGTTTTCGGCTTAGGCGGAATAGGTTCAAATATTTGTATGGCACTTACTGAATTGGGAGTGGGACATATTACAGCAGTTGATTTTGATCAAATCGCACTAAGTAATTTGAATAGACAAGTTTTATATTCTACATCTACTGTTGGAGAATTAAAAACAAAGATGGCAAAGAAACGTATTATGGATTTTAATCCAGATATTAAGTTTGATGTTATAGATTGTAAAGTTTCTTCATTAAATAATGTAGAGGACATAATTCATCAAGTAAATCCTGATTTTGTATTTTGTTTAGCTGATAAACCAAATGGTTATATTGACTTTTGGATAAATGAAGTTTGTGTAAAAAAAGAAATTCCAATGGTGGGAGCAAGTATTGGATGTTCAATTGGAACGGCTTATTCAGTCACACCTAATTGTTCTTGTTATCAATGTAGAATTAATCATGATCTTATAAATTCTCCAGAACTTGTAGAAGAATTAGAGTATATAAGAAACAATGAAGTAAATTCACCAAATGGAGCTCTAGGTCCTTCGTGTATGTTCTTTGCATATTATTTATCATATGAATATTTACGTTATACGCTAAAGTTGGGTTCATTGCTTACGGAAAATAAATTGTTTGAAATTAATTTCACTACATTTGAACAAAAATATCATGATATGCCTAAACTTTCTGATTGTTCGATATGTAATCTCAAACCATTAACGTTGAAATAGAAAAGGAGCAAACAAAAGTGAAAAATGATAGCAGCTTCACCAAATCTTTGTTTTTGAATCGCTCATTTATTGCAATATTTTTTAGTCAAGCTTGTGTTTACTTGGGAGATCAATTTTTAATTGTTGCATTAAGCTGGACAGTTGCACAAGAAATGGGCGGTTTTTCATTAGGATTAGTATTAGCGGCTTGGTCAATTCCGAGAGGAATTCTTCTATTTATTGGTGGAGTATTCGCTGATCGATATGAGCGTAAGAAAATGGGAATGATTATTGCTGGATCTGTAAGTTTAGT
The window above is part of the Bacillus cytotoxicus NVH 391-98 genome. Proteins encoded here:
- a CDS encoding alpha/beta fold hydrolase — its product is MNIRGKLLYVEIYGSSENRPILYLHGGPGEMCFDFTYHQAHRLQDSFQLIAIDQRGAGRSAKIEKQEQFGLQDIIEDCEELREMLQIEKWSVIGHSFGGFLALLYATLYPQSIQKIIFEGPTFDFSLTSRSLLKKTGALLIKYGKEKIGKECIAISESDINSAELLEAYVKLSNELGEKRMEIYDYGEDETDYSLYSEVEWEQFYKRSEIHFARLKEEGTFHTSLLSKLKTVKNPMLLMVGKYDVVTCEKQVQAFHQNAQNGQVIVLEECGHTPHYEKADLFAAAVTNFLK
- a CDS encoding HesA/MoeB/ThiF family protein, giving the protein MLQNTSKPRIKLIHQVLYLNGRVRIGGGSQHAIEIEDPNQYFKPLIKLLNGSYTIEEISHQLSETFSYEEIIDSINLLAENGYIEDMNISPNESLSENDLERYSVNINFFNTLSHSKGMNGYDYQAVLKDSKVLVFGLGGIGSNICMALTELGVGHITAVDFDQIALSNLNRQVLYSTSTVGELKTKMAKKRIMDFNPDIKFDVIDCKVSSLNNVEDIIHQVNPDFVFCLADKPNGYIDFWINEVCVKKEIPMVGASIGCSIGTAYSVTPNCSCYQCRINHDLINSPELVEELEYIRNNEVNSPNGALGPSCMFFAYYLSYEYLRYTLKLGSLLTENKLFEINFTTFEQKYHDMPKLSDCSICNLKPLTLK